The Candidatus Spechtbacterales bacterium genome window below encodes:
- a CDS encoding cysteine desulfurase family protein has translation MREIYLDNSASTPVAPEVLEAMLPYLNEYYGNPSSRHKKGIETERAIKEGRQIVADALHVKSSEVFFTSGATEADNFAIKGAAHALKRHGMHIVTQKTEHEAVIESCHALEKDGFELTYLDTDEYGNINKEELVNAVREDTTLVAIMHVNNELGTVHPINEYAEAVKLKNPKTLFFSDGVQAVGKLDVDLENIDMYSFSGHKIHGPKGIGAIVVKEGVNIEPVLHGGGQERGLRSGTENVPGIVGLSEAVKISYENLEINSKKMKELQEEFIRTLKEVPDVRINSPKDGLLNIVNIAFKGIPSEILLHAIEERGIFASSGSACGAGKQEISHVLEAINIPYEYAVSSLRFSFSRYNTEEEIIYTCKTLKEIIPNLRNVVARM, from the coding sequence ATGCGAGAAATATATTTAGATAATTCAGCCAGTACCCCTGTAGCCCCTGAAGTTTTGGAGGCAATGTTACCCTATTTGAACGAATATTATGGTAATCCTTCAAGCAGGCACAAAAAAGGCATTGAAACAGAGCGGGCTATAAAGGAGGGTCGCCAGATAGTAGCGGATGCCTTACACGTGAAAAGTTCTGAAGTTTTTTTTACCTCAGGCGCTACAGAGGCGGATAATTTTGCGATAAAAGGAGCTGCTCATGCCTTAAAGAGGCACGGTATGCATATAGTTACACAAAAAACAGAACACGAAGCGGTTATTGAGAGTTGCCATGCGTTGGAAAAGGATGGTTTTGAGTTAACATATCTGGACACAGATGAATATGGGAATATAAATAAAGAAGAACTTGTAAATGCTGTGCGGGAAGATACTACTTTGGTTGCAATAATGCATGTAAACAATGAGTTGGGTACAGTACATCCTATAAACGAATACGCAGAAGCGGTTAAACTAAAAAATCCAAAAACCCTGTTTTTTTCTGACGGAGTGCAGGCGGTTGGAAAGCTTGATGTTGACCTTGAAAATATTGATATGTATTCTTTTAGTGGGCACAAAATACATGGTCCAAAAGGTATTGGCGCGATTGTTGTAAAAGAGGGTGTAAATATAGAACCTGTTCTACACGGAGGGGGGCAGGAAAGGGGTCTTAGAAGCGGGACTGAGAATGTGCCGGGAATCGTGGGTTTGAGTGAAGCTGTTAAAATTTCGTATGAAAATTTAGAAATAAATAGTAAAAAAATGAAGGAATTACAGGAAGAATTTATTCGGACATTAAAAGAAGTTCCGGATGTCCGAATAAATTCTCCCAAGGATGGTTTGTTAAATATAGTAAATATCGCTTTTAAAGGAATACCTTCTGAAATTTTACTTCACGCAATAGAAGAGCGGGGAATTTTTGCATCCAGTGGTTCAGCTTGTGGCGCGGGCAAGCAGGAGATAAGCCATGTTTTAGAAGCCATTAATATTCCCTATGAATACGCGGTTTCAAGCCTTCGTTTTAGCTTTTCAAGGTATAATACTGAGGAAGAAATTATTTACACGTGTAAAACACTTAAAGAAATTATACCCAATTTAAGGAATGTTGTAGCCAGAATGTAA
- a CDS encoding GNAT family N-acetyltransferase, with translation MNIEINKAKPADAEEMVAIKMLASFVAYVGDTHKITEEDMIVQCGPDAVDALEEGLASKKIRGWLVVDKDKGETIGASTAKIKKDKLIFSTMHLLPEYNGMDLGRMLINEMLKWADERKKDIFLYVVEYNKDRHNWYKRLGFQETTKKEWVLKSGKTIPRIEMVRRVKN, from the coding sequence ATGAATATAGAGATCAACAAAGCAAAACCGGCAGATGCCGAAGAGATGGTAGCCATAAAAATGTTGGCTTCTTTTGTCGCTTATGTTGGCGATACTCACAAGATAACAGAAGAGGATATGATAGTGCAGTGTGGCCCCGATGCGGTAGACGCGCTTGAAGAGGGGCTGGCTTCAAAAAAAATACGTGGGTGGCTTGTTGTAGATAAAGATAAGGGCGAGACAATAGGTGCATCAACGGCAAAAATAAAAAAAGATAAGTTAATATTTTCTACTATGCATCTTTTGCCCGAGTATAATGGAATGGACTTGGGGCGCATGCTTATAAACGAAATGCTTAAGTGGGCAGATGAAAGAAAAAAAGACATTTTTTTATATGTGGTTGAATATAACAAGGATCGTCATAATTGGTATAAGCGCCTGGGTTTTCAAGAGACAACAAAGAAAGAATGGGTGCTTAAATCTGGAAAAACTATTCCTAGAATAGAAATGGTTAGGAGGGTGAAAAATTAA